TATCAGAGAGCATCCCCTTTGTCAGCCAGAAAATCACTCATCCGGACTTTGACCTGATGCCACTAACCTACATCCATGACAGAGCCGGTCTTAGGGTCTTATATTGCCATATTCATCCATAAAAAGCCCTGCAATGCCCTCATCATGCACTATTATCAGATTCTCGTCATTGCGCTCATCAGCATTGGCTGTCGGATTGAAGGAACCTGTGATGACAGTCTTGCTGTCAATGATGAAGACCTTGTGGTGCATTGTATTCGGATTCGTGTCCTTATAGACTGTGATGTTGGACTGATTGAGCTTCTGGAACTCAGAATACTGAGAGATGCCCCTTGATTCAAATAATCCTTCAACGTGGATGCCATCACTGTGCTTCTGGACAAGCATGTCCCCTATCAGATCATGAGTGAAAGAGAAGGTCATGAAGTAGATGGATGATTCTGCTTTACCAAGCTCAAGGATCACCTTGTTTGCACACCAGTCCTCTGGACAGAAATAGACCTCAATAGGAATGTTATTGATGCTGAACTCATGGATGCCTGAGATGTCCTCCTGATAATCCCATAGCTCCTTGAACTCTGCTTCGAACACAGCTGCCATCGACTCTGATTCGAAGACGACAACATTATTGTTGTTCCTGTAATTCCCATTCTCTGTCGGGTTCATCGAACCGGTCCAGACAATCCTGCCGTCGAATATGCAGAACTTGTTGTGCATCAGGGAAGAGCGGTTGTCGCTCCGCTCAAAGTCCAGACCGATCCTATAATCTGTGTCAGTGAAAAGCTTCACATCAGCTGAAGCAGATCTCTCTTCCAGCGCGGATATAATATCCATGAGGTTCAGCTCATAGAATGCACAGTGAATCCTGTGCGCATGAGCAATGTAATCCCTCATATACGCTGAACAGTTGTCAGCAGGACAGAAATAGACCTTTATGGGGGAGGTGTATTCCTTGACAACATTGGATGTGATGATTTCTACATCATGATCCTGGAAGTAGACAAAAGAGAGTGCAATCAAGACAATAATCACAAGTAAGGGATAGGTTTTCATCTAACAAATCAGAAATCAGCTGTTAATAAATCTTTAGCATGCAATGCCGAAAATGATACAATGATCATGCCCGTCTTATCTTGGCAATCCTGTTCCTGTCACGCGCCCTCTCATTGATAAGATCCTTCCTGCAGTCAACACACCATTTCCTAAGCTTGTTGTAAGTGGCAATCTCACTGCCACACCTTTGACAATTAATCAATTAAACCCCCCCTTTGCCCTAGCTCGCAATATCAGGGTGTGGGAAAGGAAGAATCTATATAAATATTGTTGTGATTAACTATTTTGTAGTAGTATAACATATAGGTTGAAAAAATAAGTTTAGAAGCCTATAATCGCTCCATCAGGCGTATTGATCTCACAAAAGAATTCCTGACCTCAGGATAGGACTTCTCAAGAGACTCAATCAATCCATGGAATGCCAGCCTTCTCCCCTTCCTGAAACCCTTCCCACCTGACAGGAAAATCAGGTCATCATCAGGTACACCGGCAAAAATCCTCACTATATTCCCGGGGAAAACAGCGGATCCCCCACTGAATACACTGCTTAGGAAATATGATATGTCGTCGTCAAGGCTCCATTCGAGGACAACAGCATCAAACCTGGCCAGATCCCTCCTGAAAGATGCAGAGCGAAATATGGCTTCCCTGTCCCTGACATCATATGACCGGAAGGTCCTGAATGTTATGTCCAAAGGGAGCATGATAAGCTTCTGGAAGTAATGCTTTGCAAGGGAACCGACGACCAGCACCTTCTGGCCTCTCCTGAACCTCTTCCTTAGGGCTCTCTTTATCCTCTTCTCGCATACTGCAGAGAAACAGCTCCTGCAGAAGCCTTTCCTCACAGATTCCCTATTGCATCTCTGGCATTTCAACCTAGCTGGCATTTTCGTGGATTACAGTGAGAACATGAGGGGGTTTTAAATCTTTTTGTGTTTACTACCTTTGAGGACTGAATTGTCGAAATATTTAAATACCAGTAATGATTACTATGCAGTAATGGGGTTGGGGGTTTCAAAATCATGCTATCACCTCTTTTCCTCTGCAAATGCCTCTTCGCGGGGGCATTTCCAGAGGTTTTATGATCACCTCTTTTTCCCATGAAGATTCCCTTGCGGAATCTTCTTGGGTTTTAACAACTGCCTGTCAGGAATCTGCATGGATAATATCAGATAGGATAAACCAGATAGGATACTTGACCAGAGCAACCATTCTGATCCTGCAGTAATCAGAGAAAAATCAGACCAGCTCTTTCCTGATGGAAAAAACCGCAGCCAGAAGGAAACCGACAGAGATGCCAAGCAGGAATATCATAAGCATCTCAATCCTAGGCCACCTGATGCCTGGTTTTGCCGACTGCCTGAGATACATATCAATATTGCTCAGTTCAAGGGCATACTCGGAATAGAGGAGAGCAGAGAAGATATCCTCTTCCTCAAGGTCCTGGGCGTATTCAAAATAACTGTAACCAAGAATCGGAAAATTACCTTTTGCAGACTGATCAGCAATAATCCTCTCTGCTGCATCAAGCTTGAGATGAAGCAGATCAGGTGTCTTGTTCTCACCTATGCCTATGGTCGAAAGGACAATGTCAGCCTCAGCCTTTGCCTTGGATGCCTTGAAAAGGCAGAGCTCATACTCCTCATTCAGCTGATCCACCTTCGCCAGATCAATCACCTCAGAAGTCTCATCCAGAGAATCAGGGAGGAAGAAACGTACATAAGCAAGCCTCTCCTCAGCCTCAGATATCTTATCCTGACAGGTCCTTGACAGCACACTGACGTCAATCTCTAACTCCTTGCCTTGCTGCCCGAAGAAATGCGACCATGAGACAGCGCTGAAATACCTCTCATCAGCATGGGTGGCCAAGGTGACCGCTGACCGGGTGTCATTCTTGATCAGGCTCTCCCTGGAATCATCCAGCAGAGACTGGGCATCGACAAGGCGATCCCTGACAATTATGTAAGCCTCCAGATCAGAAAGTGTCAGCAAAGGCCTGCTCTCAAGATCGCGGCTAATCGAGTCAATCCTGGCCTGGACCTCTTCCTGGAACCTGACAATCCCATCATAAGACATGTTATTATAGAGGTTAAGCAGGACACTTGACTGGAGAGAGGAGCCGTAGCAGAAAGATGCAGAGCTGTAATAACTCCCTTTCGAATCCGCCAGGATGGAATTGTTGTTCAGCTTCTCAGCCTCCTGCATGAATTTCCAGAAATCAACAGAAACATTGCTGACCTCAGTGAAGTATTCAGGAGGAGATATGCCAAGAGACCTGACCTCCCCAAGACGGGAAGATGCGCGGTCGCACAGCATGGCTGCAAGTGATGACATCACCTGCTCATACTTCGGATCCAAAACTATCCCTACAACGCCGTCATGCTTCCTCTTCCCTGTGATGAAACCATAAATCTCATCGAGAGTAGCCACCTCAAGGACCTCGACCCCGAGCTCTGCCCCATACTGGAACAGGTCAAGAGTGATATTGTCCTCCTCATACTCGGTCTCGCCCATGGGCACCATCACATTCTTCAGGCCTGCAGCAGCTGCAGCCTCAATCTTCTGCTTCAATCCACCGACAGGGCCGATAAGCTCACCGGAATTTATTGTGCCTGTCACAGAAAATGTATCAGGGATCTCAAAACCCTCAAGGCCTGCAAGAGTTATCAGGGCAAGGGCAGCACCTGCACTGGGACCGCCGATTATGGGAGATGATGCCCTTATAGTATAGAAAAAATCATGCTTCGAGCAGTCCTCCCCAGAGAAATCACATGCAATCTGATTGGCAAACCGCGTGGATATCTGGGTGTCAAGCTGGGTGAGGGGGTAAGAATCAATGAAAATCCTGCCGGTGCCAGGCTGCATATCAAGGAAGAGGTCAGCTCTCCTGCCGTTCATATCAGCACCATCCCTGGAAACAGCCAGGAGATTCATGTGAAGATGCTGGGCAGCAGCAATATCAAGCAAGAAAATGAATACAAAAAAGGATATCACCAGCTTTTTCATATATATAAACTGGCGCCATCCATTTATAATTGTTGCGGAAAATCAGTCCCTCCTTGTGTTCATAAGATAGATGACAAATATCACAAGCAGAGCCAGCAATACAGTCTCTACAAGGATTACATTATTCCTGAAATCGACCGGTGCAGGACTCTCAATGACAGCCCTCGTCCTCATATAGCTCGCAATCTCAGCCATTGTGGCACAATCATAGGAATCTGCGCAGACACCGTAATCAGACTCTATCCCGCAGCAGATCCCATCAGCGCAATCATCTGCTGAAGTACACAAAAAATCCATGGACTGACAGCTATCCATACACAATCCCAGATCCTTATCAGGATAGATTATACAACATTTCCGGCCATCACAATCTGTGTCAGAGCCGCACAGATCATCCGGATCAACATTAGATACGACAAAGGCATTGATCGAAGCCCCAAGAAAGAAGACAATGCTAAAAAGGGATACTGACAAAACAACAAACATGACTTTCCTATCCACAGTAAACACCTCCTTTTAGTGGATCATAGTGATATAATAAAATTACTCTTTCCCTGAATATAAAGTTTGCGCCATAAATCAGTATTTCCTTGCCATCCACAACAGCATCGGCTATCTTCTCCCAGGCAGGTCCCGGACTTACAGGCACTGATCAACCTCCAGGTCCTAATCCACCCCCCATGCATACAGATAACAGGCATGCAGTCAAAAGATATCAAGAATCCTATTCATGACTACCAGCTGACCTCCTAATATAAAAAATCTGGCATGCACTGAAACCAGACACAATATTTTTAAATGAATACAGGATAGAGCATTATGGAAAAATCATGAAAAAGCTGAAAGAATACATCGACAGCCTCAATCCCCAGAAAGCCCTCTGGACAGTCATCGGCCTCATACTTCTTGCAACAATATTCTGGTCATCATACAGCCTGCAAAGAATGTTCTTTGATTCCGTCGACAAGATAAACATCTTCATAAATGACAACCCCCTAATTGGAATCCTGATATTCATAGGACTGGCAGCAATATCAGCAATGTTCTCACCATTCAGCAGCGTACCCCTCATACCTTTTGCAATACTGATCTGGGGAGAGGTTGGGACTTTTTTCCTACTCCTGACCGGCTGGCTCATCGGGGGATCGATAACATACATCATCGGAAGATATGCAGGAAGGCCCATAGTCACAAAGCTTCTATCAGAAAATAAGCTTGACTATTTCCTCAGGAAAATACCCCGCAAAGCAGAATTCTGGCTGGTGCTATTATTCAGGCTTTCCATGCCAGCAGAAATACCGGGCTATATCACAGGGATACTGAAAATACCATTCTGGATGTATTTTGTGGCATCGATAATAGGAGAAGGGGTGATAGCAGTCGGATCAATCTATGCCAGCGAAGCACTCATAAATGCAGACCCAATCATGTTCATTGTCGCAGCAGCAGCAATAGTAGGATGGATGAGCATATTCTTCTACCATTTCAAGAAAGCATTAGCCTAATATGATAATATTTTTATAGAACAAAAACTACCATTAACTAATGCAAAAGATCATCATCAATATCATCTTCCAGGCATTTTTCAGCTTTTTCTGATACTCATCGGCCTGATATAAATCCCTTCTCTGATATGGCCTGAAAAACCATGGTCCTGGGATGAACATCAGGATTTGAAAAACATCACAACAGCAGCCAGATCAAAAACATATCAACAAATATGGAGGCAATAAAATGAAATATTCAAACCTATACCATAATCCAGCAAACATGGGACACCAATGCCCGCTGCTGACAATGAAAATCGCAGACCCGGGAGAGCCAATGAGAGGAGATGTGGAGAGGGCTGACTGGCACCCTGACATACAGCCAGGATGCAGAGAAATAACAGGAGCTGTATGCTACCTGTTCCAAGCCTACAATGGACAACCAAGAATAGAAAAAGCAGATGAATGCCCCATACTGCAAAAAGCAAAAGACCTGCTGTGCTAATCCGGCAGATCATTCATTTTTTAATCATTTTGCATAGTTATTGAATATCCAACCGATTGCGACAACAATCAGGATAATCGGTATCCAAGGAACTTTCACCACAAAGAAACCCAGGTCATTCAGCAGCCATATGATCCCGATCACCAGGACAATAACTGCAAAAGTCGGGAATCTCCTAGCCGGATTTATGTATTTCATGCATATCACCTCATCATGGGAATTGATCCAGATTATCATACATCATAATGACACATCACTAAAAAATGCACTTACTAAAAAATACACCCACTAAAAAATATACTCACTAAAAAAGTTTTCTATAAAAACAACAGCAGACTCAGAGCCATGGTCCCCATGCCAGCCAAAAGCCCATATATGGAAAGATGATGCTCACCATATTCATGAGCTGCAGGAAGGAGCTGATCGAGAGAGATAAAGACCATTATGCCTGCAGCAACCGCAAAAAGCATGCCAAACACAATCCCATTGAATAAGGAATACAAAATCGTGAAACCCACAAGAGCACCAATTGGTTCTGCCAGGCCTGAAAGGAAAGAATAAAGAAAAGCCTTCTTCCTGCTGCCTGTGGCATAGTATAATGGGACTGAAACAGCAATCCCTTCAGGTATGTTATGCAAAGCTATTGCAAAAGCAATCATCACACCGAGGTGTATATCATTGATAGCGCTTGCGAATGTAGCAAGGCCCTCTGGAAAATTATGCACAGCAATGGCCAGTGCTGTGAGGATACCCATCCTATAAAGGCACCTCCTGCACTTCCTGTCAGGCTTACTTCTCATCTCCTCAACCATATGGATCTCATGGGGGTTCTCAAAAGTCGGGATAAGCCTGTCAATCAAAGCAACAATAAGCATACCACCAAAGAAAGATGCGACTGTGATCCATGTCCCTGCAACAGTTCCAGACGCTGATATAAGGCTTTCCCTTGCTTCAGCGAATATCTCGACAAAAGAGACATAGATCATGACCCCGGCAGAGAAACCCAGAGCAACAGAAAGAAACTTAGTGTTCGTCCTCTTGGCAAAGAATGCAATTGCACTCCCGATGCCTGTTGCCAGACCTGCAAAAAGTGTCAGAGAGAATGCAAGAACCAACGTGGATGTCTCAATCATCTGCCATTACCAGCATTATTATTCTTACCATCGCTATTATTATTGCCATTATTATTCCCATTCTCAAGCCTTTCAGTATGCCTGCAGCCAGGATATTTGGAGCAACCCAGGAAACTCCCATAAACAGATTTCCTCAGGATCATATCAGAACCGCACTTCGGGCACTTCTTCTCAATCTTGCCTGATTCCATATCCTTTATCTCCTGCTTAGCCTGCTGAGAGAGCTGCTTGGAAGGACACTTATCATTCAAGCAAAGCTCCTGGGTCTTCTTGCCTGAACCGATGATGATCATGGGATAATGGCAGTGCTCACACTCCTTCTTAGCAGACTTGACCTTGCCGAACTTCGGGAGCGAGAAAGTGGTCTTGCAATCAGGATACCTGTCACATGCGATGAACCTGCCGAACTTCCCGGTCCTCTGCTGGAGAGTGCCCTCCTTGCAGACCGGACAGGAGCCGATGAAAGCCTCCTTATTCCTTGTCTCCTTGTAGGCATCAGCAAGCTCTGTACCAATCTCCTTCTCCTTCTTCTTGAAATCAGCCAAGACCTTGGTCAGGACATTCCTGGCATCATCCAGTACCTCCTGGCCTTTCTTCTGCTTCTCCCTGATGCTCTCCATCTCGTCCTCAAACTTCCTGGTTAGGGCCTCATCGAGGATCTCAGGACTATATTTCTGGAGTGTCTCGACTGTGCGGATGCCGAGCTGGGTCGCCTTGATAGATTTCTCGACGACATAACCCCTATCATAGAGAGAGTCAACGATGCCTGCCCTCGTAGCCTTTGTGCCGAGGCCCCTCTTCTCAAGCTCCTTTATTATAGAAGCCTGAGTGTATCTCTTAGGAGGCTGGGTCTCCTTTGCCAGCTCATCAATGCTATTGACAATGATCTCATCACCCTGTGCGACCTTGGGCATCTCCTCTTCCTTGAATGTGGCAAAAGGGCCATAATAGACATGCCATCCTTTCTCAATGGTCCTTGTTCCCTTTGCAATGAAAATCTCCTTGTTGACGTCAATCTTGATGTTAATCGTCTCCCTGACAGCAGGATCAGCAAAAGTGGCCATGAATCTCCTGGCAATGAGGTCGTATACTTTCTCCTCCCTGCCGCCCACCTTTGGGGCAATGCCTGTCGGATAGATTGCCGGATGCGCAGGATCAGTCTTCTTGCCATTATTAGGGACCAAGGACTTCCTCCTGAGAAGCTCGCTGCACAGCTCCTTATACTTGGACTGCCTGGCAAGATTGGTGAGAATACCAGCATAGCCTATCTCCTTTGGCAATACCTGGGATGAGGTCCTCGGATAAGAGATGTAACCTGAAGAATAGAGCTCCTGGGCAATCTCGAGAGTATGCTTTGGCGAGATATTCAAGGTGCGGTATGCCTCTGTCTGCAGTGTCGTCAGATCAAAAGGCGTGGGAGGAGCCTGATTGAAAGTAGAGGTCTTTGTCTCAGAAACCAGGGCTTTCCTGCCCTTGACATTCTGCATCACCCTGTCAGCTTCATCCTTGTTCCAGAACTTATCCTTCTCATGGAGCGCGATGATCAGCTTCTCCTTCTCCTTCGGGGTGTAGCCCCTGAGCTCAATCTGCCAATACGGCTCAGGCCTGAAAGCATTTATCTCCAATTCCCTATCGACAATAATCTTCAAAGCAGGACCCTGCACCCTTCCGCTGCTCAGGATCTTGAACATGCCAGTCGAGTGCTTCACAGCAAGGCTCAAGGCGCGGCTGAGATTGATACCATAGAAGAAATCAAGGACATGACGGGTCTCGCCGGCATTGGCCTGGCCCCACTCAAGAGTCGGCCTGATTTCCTCATAAGACCTTATCAGATCAGGCTTGGTCAGAGTAGAAAATTTCATCCTCTTTGCATCATCCTTGTTGCAGATGAACTTCAGGATGTTATGGCCGATGACTTCGCCTTCAATATCAAAATCAGTAGCAATGACAAAAGTATCAGCATCCTTGGAGAGCTTCTTGATAGTGTTAAGATACTTCTTGGTGAATGCAGAAGACTTGCTTATCTCAGAAGTCGGCTTCCAGGCAACATCAAAGACAGGATAAGTCCATTTACCCTTGTTCCGTTCAGCAACACCAAAGAGATGGCCTACTGCGGCGCAGACAACAATATCCTTCTTGCCATGAGTGATCTTATAATAAGGGACACCCTTGAAGGACTCCTTAATCGGCTTCCCGCTGGCCAATGCATCTGCTATCTTCTTAGCAGAACTGGGCTTTTCAGTGATAATCAGCTCGTAGGACATGGAAGCAGAAAAAAATGGTTAATTTAAAAAGGTTTTGAGCCCTTGATATATGCAAATACAGGGCTTTCAGCAAAAATTTATAAATGAAATCTGGGAAATATTGAGAAAATGGAATTTCTGGCAAGCTATCTATCACAATACCCAATATGGCTGCTTGGAGTGATATTCAGCCTAATGGCCGGACTTGCAACAGGAGTAGGCGCCCTGCCAGCTTGGAGCAGGTATTGTGTTAGTATTCCAGGCGATACTCCCATGGGCGCTCGCGTTCGCAGCAGGAGCAATGCTCTGGGTGATCAGCGATGAGATAATACCTGAGACGCTCAGGAAAGGATTCGCAAAACAGGCAACCTGGGGGCTGATGATAGGTTTTGTGATCATGATGTTCCTGGATGTAGTGCTAAGCTAGAAAAATCCCATAGAATAAATGAATAGAATAAATGAATAAAATAAATGAATAAAATCATGTCTTGCAGTAACCGTCCCTGCAGCCCTTATCACACCATTCCCTCTCTTTCTTCATCACTGCACCATCGCAGTAGAACTCATAGAGGAAATTGGGATTATCAATATCACAGTAATCTACAAACTTCTTGCCGTTGGTAAAAACATGCCCTTTGACAGTGTAATTCATGCCATCAGAATCAAAGCATAAGACATCATCAGGTGCCTGGTTGCATTCATTTGTCATATAATCAGACCCATCTGTGAGATCAACCGTGAAAACTTCTGAGACCGCAGCACCGCCCTGATACCAATCATTCAGCAGTCTTGCATAATACACCTTGCCTGGCTCAAAATGAAGAGTGGTATTGGCAGGACAATCACTGCATATAAGAAAGTTCTTGTGCTTCTCGATCAATCCGTTGTAAGTGTCAAAATCAGTGAATGTAAAATTATTCTCAGAAAGCTGGAAGATGGTCTCTTTCTGGATGAGCTCGAATCTGTATGACAGGCCGACAGCCTGGCGCCCTTTCTCGCATGCAGGATAGATCCTGAATTCCTTCAGGTTCTCATCTGTGAGAAACTCGTACTCCTTGATGAGATCATCCTGGCCAAAGCCAGTTGTGTTGTCATCTGAGACATTAGTAAATACATCAACCCCATTAGGGATTCCTGTCTGATCATCACCTGAAATGTTGTCTGCGGTGATGGGAACAACAGGCTTGCAGGCTGTGAAAAGAACCAGCACCAACAATGATAAAGACAATAGGGATAACATTCCTGATGACAAAATATCGGATGACAATCTTCTCATAAACATCACCGAAGCTTCAAGCAGCACAGAGGTATATAAATTTTTTTGATACTTTTAAACTGGCTGAAGCTTACCCAGAAAGTTTTAAATAGCCAGAAAGAGTGTTGTCCTGCATGGAAGTTAAAGATGTGGCAGCAGGACTGAGGGATCAGATCCTCGGCCGGACAGGCAACAATATCCTGTTCAATGGACCAAAGAGGATTGACAATGCCAATTTCCGGACAATAGAGAAAATAACCGGGAAAGAGATAAGCTGCTTTGTCGATGGCGGGAACCTTGACATCATCAGGTCAAACAGCATCAATCTCCAGCTAGTCAGGGCCTGCGGAGCTGTCTTTGAGGGAAATGTGAGGAAAGACATCATCAAAGAGGAATTCTTTGTTCTGACAAGAACAGAAATAGAAGGAGAGGACATGAGATACATCGCAAAATGCTACGGGACCTTCAATGAGGAGTTCATCTTCGATGCATATGAGCCGACGCTCCGCGAAGGCAACTTCAGGGTCGAGATATCAAAGATCGGCGAGACAGTACGCAGGTATTTTGAAGTGATATTCATGTCAAAGATAATCGAGAGGATACCCGGCATGGCATATCTTGTCAGGGACGGGAAGCTCAGGGCTGAGATTGTCGGCGAAGAGAAGCATTGCTCGACATTGCTCTCAAGAGCAGATGAGAAAGGCATCATACTGGCCGGAGTGGCGAAGACAAACAGCATAATAACAGACCATGGGATCCCTGCTTCAAGCGCACTGATTAAGAGGGCGCCGCCAGGCAGATGGCAATACCTGCTTGAGAGCGGAAGGATCAGCAGCCATATGGCAAAGCTCAACGAGAACAGCAGGCATGTCCTTTATGTAGAGTCGACTGATGATGCATTCAGCATGCTGGCAGAGAACTCATCTGATGCGGCATTCCCCGGATATCCTTACGGCCTTGTGATGGCAGACAGGATGGCAAGAGTCAGCTTCAATGAAGGGGAATACTACAAGACAAGGCTTATGGCAGAGATGGGGAAGGACTGGGAGAGAATCAAGGACATGATGACAACAAGAGACGCCCATGACATACTGGACAATATGGGCTGATGCCGGCTGATTCCCATCTCTGAGTAGCTAAAAAACATTAAATACCCGACGCAGTTGAGCACCCATATGTTCGATGTCATCACAGTAGGAAGCGCAACAGTCGATGTGTTTGTCGACACTGAATCTGAACTCATCAAGATAAGGACACCAAAACATCTCGAAGAGCTGATAGCATATCCCTCTGGATCAAAGATCCTCATAAGGGACATAATATTCATGACCGGGGGCGGGGGAACCAACACAGCAGTGAGCTTTGCCAGGCTAGGGCTGAAGACAGCATACTTCGGGAAGATGGGTGACGACGACAATGGTAAAAGGATACTGACAGAGCTCAAGAAAGAGAAGATAGAATTCGTCGGCTATGTGTCCAAGAAAAAAGAGGACAGGACAGCATATTCCATAATACTTGATTCCATAGAGCATGACAGGACAATATTGGCATACAAGGGATGCATGAACTCCTTCAGCATGGAGCATACCGACAGGAAGAAGCTCAAGGCAAAATGGTTCTATTTCTCCAGCCTGGTGGGAGATGCATTCAAGACACAGGAAAAGCTGGCAGAATTTGCAAAAAAGAACGGGATAAAAGTTGCATTCAACCCAAGCAATTACCAGGCAGAGAAGGGGCCGCTCTTCCTGTCCAGAGTGCTCAGGAACACAGAAGTGCTCATACTGAATGATGAAGAAGCCGGACTGCTTGTCCGCGGAAGCATCAAAGAGATGCTTGTCAAGCTCAGCAGGCTTGGCCCCAAGATTGTCGTGATAACAAAAGGGAAGAAAGGATCAGAAGCATATGACGGAAAATACCATTATGACCTCAAGGCAAGAAAGATAAAGGTTGTCGAGACAACAGGAGCAGGGGACTGCTTTGCCTCGACCTTCATTGCAATGCTGATAAAAGGCAGGGATGTCAAGAGCGCAATGAAGCTTGCGCAGATAAATTCGGAGTCAGTCATACAATACAAAGGAGCAAAAAACAACCTTTTAAGCTATAAAAAACTTATAAATTCATCTAGAAAAACAAAAATAAGCATAAAAAAATCCATTTTGAATCAAAAAATGTAAAAAATCACCTCAATTCTTTTCAAAGCAGCCAGAAAAATTTTTAAATAAGGCACCCATAAGATGAATCAAGAGGTATAGAGGAGCTCCCATGATAGGATATGACAGAAGGAATATTGCTGACATTGAGAATGAAAAAACAGGATATGCCCGAGAGTGGGGTTTCGTGATTGTAATCCTGATCCTTGGGATCATACTCATACTGATGTAAAGAGGCGCATAGATATGGTGAACATACATAAGATTGTACCCAACAAATGCCTGTTTCTTGCATATGACCAAGGGCTTGAGCACGGGCCATCAAGCGACTTCAATGAGACCAATGTCAACCCGGAATATGTACTGGACATCGGAGTGAAGGGAAAATACAACGGCCTCATCCTGCTGCCAGGAGTTGCAGAGAAATACAGCCAAAACTTCCTAAAGAAAGTGCCGCTAATCGTCAAGCTCAACGGCAAGACAGACATAGCAAAAGTGGACCCTTACTCAGCGCAGATATGCTCAGTAAGCAGGGCAATAAAGATGGGAGCAGATGCTGTCGGATACACAGTCTATGTAGGAAGCGCTTTCGAGTCCACGATGTTCAAGGAATTCTCAAAAATAGTCGAAGAGGCGCATGACCATGGGGTGCCAGTAATAGCATGGATGTACCCCAGAGGAAGATTCGTGCACAACATACTTGACACTAATGTGCTTGCGCATTCAGCACGTGCAGGGCTTGAACTAGGCGCAGACATACTGAAGCTCAACAATAATGACGACCTCCCAGGGCTGAAATGGGTTGTCAAGAGCGCAGGAAAAGCGAAGATCGTGTTCTCAG
This is a stretch of genomic DNA from Candidatus Woesearchaeota archaeon. It encodes these proteins:
- a CDS encoding carbohydrate kinase family protein, with amino-acid sequence MFDVITVGSATVDVFVDTESELIKIRTPKHLEELIAYPSGSKILIRDIIFMTGGGGTNTAVSFARLGLKTAYFGKMGDDDNGKRILTELKKEKIEFVGYVSKKKEDRTAYSIILDSIEHDRTILAYKGCMNSFSMEHTDRKKLKAKWFYFSSLVGDAFKTQEKLAEFAKKNGIKVAFNPSNYQAEKGPLFLSRVLRNTEVLILNDEEAGLLVRGSIKEMLVKLSRLGPKIVVITKGKKGSEAYDGKYHYDLKARKIKVVETTGAGDCFASTFIAMLIKGRDVKSAMKLAQINSESVIQYKGAKNNLLSYKKLINSSRKTKISIKKSILNQKM
- the zupT gene encoding zinc transporter ZupT, coding for MIETSTLVLAFSLTLFAGLATGIGSAIAFFAKRTNTKFLSVALGFSAGVMIYVSFVEIFAEARESLISASGTVAGTWITVASFFGGMLIVALIDRLIPTFENPHEIHMVEEMRSKPDRKCRRCLYRMGILTALAIAVHNFPEGLATFASAINDIHLGVMIAFAIALHNIPEGIAVSVPLYYATGSRKKAFLYSFLSGLAEPIGALVGFTILYSLFNGIVFGMLFAVAAGIMVFISLDQLLPAAHEYGEHHLSIYGLLAGMGTMALSLLLFL
- the topA gene encoding DNA topoisomerase I; this translates as MSYELIITEKPSSAKKIADALASGKPIKESFKGVPYYKITHGKKDIVVCAAVGHLFGVAERNKGKWTYPVFDVAWKPTSEISKSSAFTKKYLNTIKKLSKDADTFVIATDFDIEGEVIGHNILKFICNKDDAKRMKFSTLTKPDLIRSYEEIRPTLEWGQANAGETRHVLDFFYGINLSRALSLAVKHSTGMFKILSSGRVQGPALKIIVDRELEINAFRPEPYWQIELRGYTPKEKEKLIIALHEKDKFWNKDEADRVMQNVKGRKALVSETKTSTFNQAPPTPFDLTTLQTEAYRTLNISPKHTLEIAQELYSSGYISYPRTSSQVLPKEIGYAGILTNLARQSKYKELCSELLRRKSLVPNNGKKTDPAHPAIYPTGIAPKVGGREEKVYDLIARRFMATFADPAVRETINIKIDVNKEIFIAKGTRTIEKGWHVYYGPFATFKEEEMPKVAQGDEIIVNSIDELAKETQPPKRYTQASIIKELEKRGLGTKATRAGIVDSLYDRGYVVEKSIKATQLGIRTVETLQKYSPEILDEALTRKFEDEMESIREKQKKGQEVLDDARNVLTKVLADFKKKEKEIGTELADAYKETRNKEAFIGSCPVCKEGTLQQRTGKFGRFIACDRYPDCKTTFSLPKFGKVKSAKKECEHCHYPMIIIGSGKKTQELCLNDKCPSKQLSQQAKQEIKDMESGKIEKKCPKCGSDMILRKSVYGSFLGCSKYPGCRHTERLENGNNNGNNNSDGKNNNAGNGR
- a CDS encoding TVP38/TMEM64 family protein → MKKLKEYIDSLNPQKALWTVIGLILLATIFWSSYSLQRMFFDSVDKINIFINDNPLIGILIFIGLAAISAMFSPFSSVPLIPFAILIWGEVGTFFLLLTGWLIGGSITYIIGRYAGRPIVTKLLSENKLDYFLRKIPRKAEFWLVLLFRLSMPAEIPGYITGILKIPFWMYFVASIIGEGVIAVGSIYASEALINADPIMFIVAAAAIVGWMSIFFYHFKKALA
- a CDS encoding DNA double-strand break repair nuclease NurA, with the translated sequence MEVKDVAAGLRDQILGRTGNNILFNGPKRIDNANFRTIEKITGKEISCFVDGGNLDIIRSNSINLQLVRACGAVFEGNVRKDIIKEEFFVLTRTEIEGEDMRYIAKCYGTFNEEFIFDAYEPTLREGNFRVEISKIGETVRRYFEVIFMSKIIERIPGMAYLVRDGKLRAEIVGEEKHCSTLLSRADEKGIILAGVAKTNSIITDHGIPASSALIKRAPPGRWQYLLESGRISSHMAKLNENSRHVLYVESTDDAFSMLAENSSDAAFPGYPYGLVMADRMARVSFNEGEYYKTRLMAEMGKDWERIKDMMTTRDAHDILDNMG